A genomic window from Chitinispirillales bacterium includes:
- a CDS encoding DUF805 domain-containing protein, giving the protein MFEAFKKFAVFSGRARRKEFWLFYLLYAIVIALASVLDATVLEGATIASSVCSLALMVPFLSVSWRRLHDTDRSGRNLLWCLTIIGIIPVIIWQCKDGTPGENRFGANPKEN; this is encoded by the coding sequence ATGTTTGAGGCGTTTAAGAAGTTCGCGGTGTTTTCAGGTAGGGCGAGACGGAAAGAGTTTTGGCTGTTCTATCTTCTTTATGCAATTGTTATTGCGTTGGCAAGCGTTTTAGATGCTACGGTGTTGGAAGGTGCTACAATTGCTTCCAGTGTGTGTTCTCTTGCTCTTATGGTTCCGTTTCTTTCTGTATCTTGGCGGCGTTTGCACGATACAGACCGTAGCGGAAGAAATCTTTTGTGGTGTCTTACTATAATCGGCATCATTCCGGTTATAATTTGGCAGTGTAAAGACGGAACACCCGGTGAAAATCGCTTTGGTGCAAATCCAAAAGAGAATTAA
- a CDS encoding OB-fold putative lipoprotein, with protein MKKVLMCFVTIIAILFVVGCFEDDADNVAKSQISSAYELTAAELYSEYSKNKKAADEKYKKKWMTISGEVVSTSNSLGMKNATLGAGSNGDDVVEIYFRDKDEFATIKKEQHITIIGRCDGKGITGIEINGAYFTEAGKASNDILGTWADSEGNVLARFNPNGWLCWEINRDGQCAEVDNNSARYELKGNTIEVKGVYDAYADEPEEYVRKWTFENGIILADGRKYTKRKN; from the coding sequence TTGAAAAAAGTATTGATGTGTTTTGTAACAATTATTGCAATATTGTTTGTTGTTGGATGTTTTGAAGATGATGCCGATAATGTAGCAAAGTCACAAATTTCTTCCGCTTATGAATTGACAGCGGCTGAATTGTACAGTGAATATTCTAAAAACAAAAAAGCCGCAGATGAAAAGTACAAAAAGAAATGGATGACAATTAGCGGTGAAGTTGTATCGACATCCAATTCTTTGGGAATGAAAAATGCCACGTTAGGTGCCGGAAGCAATGGCGATGATGTTGTCGAAATTTATTTTAGAGACAAAGATGAATTTGCGACAATTAAAAAGGAGCAACACATAACTATTATCGGCAGATGCGATGGAAAAGGAATTACCGGTATTGAGATAAATGGCGCATATTTTACGGAAGCGGGCAAAGCAAGTAATGATATTCTTGGAACGTGGGCAGATTCCGAAGGTAATGTGTTGGCAAGGTTTAATCCGAACGGCTGGCTGTGCTGGGAAATAAACAGAGACGGACAATGCGCGGAAGTTGACAATAACAGCGCAAGGTATGAACTCAAAGGCAACACAATAGAGGTCAAAGGCGTTTATGATGCCTATGCTGATGAGCCGGAAGAATATGTTCGTAAATGGACTTTTGAAAACGGTATTATATTGGCGGATGGTCGTAAGTACACGAAAAGAAAAAACTAA
- a CDS encoding radical SAM protein, whose translation MFFKQKSDVIYRNYEKFGYITDNRNYGYRQKNVIGDKIVSQSGAVFLSVLSRKPQTLDELAGKIIEKYVDVDIETIKSDAKEFYNMLEQDGFIVSGETLQECDKKDIVFSYKALEPEFIKKDISPIIMRTEKSTQEFLNEYFKDRPILTSLHVEITSKCNERCVHCYIPHENKINDIEPELFYNILAQCKEMGLLNLTLSGGEPMMHRNFCEFLRKCKEYDFSVNVLSNLISLNDEIIAEMRANRLLSVQVSLYSMNSEIHDEITKVKGSFEKTKNAILKLIENDIPLQINCPIMKQNKNCYIEVLNWAKEHKINAGNDYVMIARYDHTTQNLNNRLSLDEVGKIINNIIENDTEYQEKMKKEDVVEEEKRDISNDVVCSICNSSICIADNGNVYPCAGWQDYVVGNVKEKSLKEIWNNSEKVLYLRNLHKKDFPKCIKCPDKDFCVMCMVRNANEHQQGNPLEINKHFCKVVKLNKKILFEWKEKLKNA comes from the coding sequence GTGTTTTTCAAACAAAAATCCGATGTTATATATAGGAACTACGAAAAGTTTGGGTATATAACAGACAATAGAAATTATGGTTATAGGCAAAAAAATGTTATTGGAGATAAAATCGTATCACAAAGCGGAGCCGTTTTTTTGTCCGTTTTAAGTCGAAAACCGCAAACACTTGATGAACTTGCTGGAAAAATTATTGAAAAATATGTTGATGTTGATATTGAAACAATAAAAAGTGATGCAAAAGAGTTTTACAATATGCTTGAACAAGACGGATTTATAGTTTCAGGCGAAACATTGCAGGAATGTGATAAAAAAGACATTGTATTTTCGTACAAAGCGTTAGAACCGGAATTTATAAAAAAAGATATTTCTCCAATTATTATGCGTACTGAAAAATCTACACAAGAATTTTTGAATGAATATTTTAAAGATAGACCAATACTTACAAGTTTACACGTAGAAATTACAAGTAAGTGTAACGAAAGATGTGTACATTGCTACATTCCGCACGAAAACAAAATAAATGACATTGAACCGGAATTATTTTATAATATTTTGGCACAGTGCAAAGAAATGGGATTGTTGAATTTGACTCTTTCTGGCGGTGAACCGATGATGCACAGAAATTTTTGTGAATTTTTACGCAAATGCAAAGAATACGATTTTTCTGTAAATGTTTTGAGTAATTTAATATCACTCAACGATGAAATTATAGCCGAAATGAGAGCAAACCGTCTTTTAAGCGTTCAAGTTTCACTCTATTCAATGAATTCCGAAATTCATGACGAAATCACCAAAGTTAAAGGAAGTTTTGAAAAAACTAAAAATGCTATTTTAAAACTAATAGAAAACGACATTCCATTACAGATAAACTGTCCAATAATGAAACAAAATAAAAATTGTTATATTGAGGTATTAAATTGGGCGAAAGAGCATAAGATTAATGCTGGAAATGATTATGTTATGATTGCAAGATATGACCACACAACACAAAATTTGAATAATCGTCTATCTCTTGACGAAGTTGGAAAAATAATTAACAACATAATTGAGAATGATACCGAATACCAAGAAAAAATGAAAAAAGAAGATGTGGTTGAAGAAGAAAAACGTGATATTTCAAACGATGTCGTTTGCAGTATTTGTAATTCGTCTATTTGTATAGCCGATAATGGAAATGTATATCCTTGTGCAGGGTGGCAGGATTATGTTGTTGGTAATGTGAAAGAAAAATCTCTAAAAGAAATTTGGAATAATTCGGAAAAAGTTCTGTATTTGAGAAATTTACATAAAAAAGACTTTCCTAAATGTATTAAATGTCCAGATAAAGATTTTTGTGTTATGTGTATGGTTAGAAATGCAAATGAGCATCAACAGGGTAACCCTTTAGAAATCAACAAGCATTTTTGTAAAGTAGTAAAACTAAACAAAAAAATTTTGTTTGAATGGAAGGAGAAATTGAAAAATGCTTGA